A window of the Cynocephalus volans isolate mCynVol1 chromosome 10, mCynVol1.pri, whole genome shotgun sequence genome harbors these coding sequences:
- the LOC134386829 gene encoding olfactory receptor 7A10-like: MESGNYTRISEFLLMGFSEEPGLKPFLFGLFLSMYLVTVLGNLLIILAVISDSHLHTPMYFLLSNLSFVDICFTSTTVPKMLLNIQTHSKVIIYEDCITQMHFFLFFAGLDNFLLTVMAYDRFVAICHPLHYTVIMKPWLCGLLVLVSWIISALNSLLHSLMVLRLSFCMDLEIPHFFCELREVVHLACSDTFSNDMVMYFASVLLGGGPLTGILYSYCKIVSSIRGISSAQGKYKAFSTCASHLSVVSLFYGTSLGVYFSSAATPNPRLSATTSVMYSMVTPMLNPFIYSLRNKDIKGALKRYLGWKL, from the coding sequence ATGGAATCTGGGAATTACACAAGAATTTCAGAATTTCTTCTAATGGGATTCTCGGAGGAACCTGGACTGAAGCCCTTCCTCTTTGGTCTGTTCCTGTCCATGTACCTGGTCACTGTGCTCGGGaacctgctcatcatcctggcCGTCATCTCAGACTCCCACCTGCACACGCCCATGTACTTCCTCCTCTCCAACCTGTCCTTCGTGGACATCTGTTTCACCTCCACCACAGTCCCAAAGATGCTGCTGAACATCCAGACACACAGCAAGGTCATCATCTACGAAGACTGTATCACCCAGATGCACTTTTTCCTATTCTTTGCAGGGTTGGACAATTTTCTCCTGACTGTGATGGCCTATGACAGGTTTGTGGCCATCTGTCACCCCCTGCACTACACGGTCATCATGAAACCCTGGCTCTGTGGACTACTGGTTCTGGTGTCCTGGATCATCAGTGCCCTGAACTCCTTGTTACATAGCTTAATGGTGTTGCGGCTGTCCTTCTGTATGGACTTGGAAATCCCccactttttctgtgaacttcGTGAGGTGGTCCACCTTGCCTGCTCTGACACATTTTCTAATGACATGGTGATGTATTTTGCATCTGTGCTGCTGGGTGGTGGTCCCCTCACTGGTATCCTTTACTCTTATTGTAAGATAGTTTCCTCCATACGTGGAATCTCATCAGCTCAGGGGAAGTATAAAGCCTTTTCCACCTGTGCATCTCACCTCTCAGTGGTCTCCTTATTTTACGGTACAAGCCTAGGAGTGTACTTTAGTTCTGCAGCCACACCAAATCCACGCTTAAGTGCAACAACCTCAGTGATGTACAGCATGGTCACACCCATGctgaaccccttcatctacagtCTGAGAAATAAGGACATAAAGGGGgctctgaaaagatatttgggaTGGAAACTATAA
- the LOC134387627 gene encoding olfactory receptor 7A17-like yields the protein MEPGNDTRISEFLLLGFSETPELQPLLFGLFLSMYLITVFGNLLIILAIISDSHLHTPMYFFLSNLSFVDICFTSASIPKMLVNIWTQSKVITYAGCISQMYFLLLFAGLDDLLLSVMAYDRFVAICHPLHYMVIMNPRLCGLLVLVSTITSVLHSLLQSLMVLRLSFYTHAEIPHFFCELNQVVHHACSDTFLNDMVIYFAAGLLAGCPLAGIVYSYSKIVSSVKGMSSARGKYKAFSTCASHLSVVSLFYGTSLGVYLTSAATHNSQSSAAASVMYMVVTPMLNPFIYSLRNKDMKRALKKSLGGKP from the coding sequence ATGGAACCAGGGAATGATACACGaatttcagaatttcttcttctgggATTTTCAGAGACACCAGAATTGCAGCCCCTCTTATTTGGACTTTTCCTCTCCATGTACCTGATCACTGTGTTTGGAaacctgctcatcatcctggcCATCATCTCAGACTCCCACCTCCATACACCCATGTACTTCTTTCTCTCCAACCTGTCCTTTGTGGACATCTGTTTCACCTCTGCAAGCATCCCCAAAATGCTGGTGAACATCTGGACTCAGAGCAAAGTCATTACATATGCAggctgcatttcccagatgtactttttattgctttttgcaGGGTTAGATGACCTTCTCCTGAGTGTGATGGCTTATGACCGATTTGTGGCCATCTGTCACCCCCTGCACTACATGGTTATCATGAACCCCCGGCTCTGTGGGTTGCTCGTTCTGGTATCTACCATCACCAGTGTCCTGCATTCCCTGTTACAAAGCTTAATGGTGTTGCGGCTGTCATTCTATACACATGCAGAAATCCCccactttttctgtgaacttaatCAGGTGGTCCACCATGCCTGTTCTGATACCTTTCTTAATGACATGGTCATATATTTTGCAGCAGGTCTGCTGGCAGGTTGTCCCCTTGCTGGTATCGTTTACTCTTATTCTAAGATAGTTTCCTCCGTTAAGGGAATGTCATCAGCTCGAGGGAAGTATAAAGCATTTTCCACCTGTGCATCTCACCTCTCAGTTGTCTCCTTATTTTATGGTACAAGCCTAGGAGTGTACCTTACTTCTGCTGCTACACACAACTCACAATCGAGTGCTGCAGCGTCAGTGATGTACATGGTAGTCACACCCATGctgaaccccttcatctacagcctgaggaataAAGACATGAAGAGGGCTCTGAAAAAATCTTTGGGAgggaaaccataa